A genomic stretch from Lathyrus oleraceus cultivar Zhongwan6 chromosome 2, CAAS_Psat_ZW6_1.0, whole genome shotgun sequence includes:
- the LOC127120482 gene encoding adenylyl-sulfate kinase 3, translating to MCVVQTLCSPCGGGLFQNIECGTSTEKVRFVKFHRGFNAVGLGSFRKSLLKPIAAKDGRESSLSGDGNGSGSGPPKYKGISVNTRNCVKNEPDSSFTNHSAGKNVRDLSTNGNSTNILWHECPIQKHDRQKILQQKGCVIWITGLSGSGKSTIACALSRSLHSRGKLTYILDGDNIRHGLNRDLSFRAEDRSENIRRIGEVAKLLADAGVICITSLISPYQKDRDACRALLPKEDFIEVFLDVPLAVCEARDPKGLYKLARAGMIKGFTGIDDPYEPPCSCEIVLQQIKGSECMSPNNAAEKVISYLEKNGYLRA from the exons ATGTGCGTTGTACAAACACTGTGTTCACCGTGCGGTGGTGGATTGTTCCAGAACATTGAATGCGGGACTTCGACGGAGAAGGTACGATTTGTTAAGTTTCACCGTGGATTCAATGCCGTTGGATTAGGTAGTTTTCGTAAAAGCCTGTTGAAACCGATTGCGGCGAAGGATGGCCGTGAATCCTCTCTTTCCGGTGACGGTAACGGTAGCGGTAGCGGTCCTCCGAAGTACAAGGGGATTTCTGTGAATACACGGAACTGCGTCAAAAATGAACCTGATTCATCTTTCACTAATCACTCTGCTG GTAAAAATGTCCGTGACTTGTCGACAAATGGGAATTCGACGAACATTTTGTGGCATGAATGTCCAATTCAGAAGCATGATAGACAGAAAATACTTCAACAAAAAGGCTGTGTCATTTGGATAACTGGTCTCAGTGGTTCAG GAAAAAGTACGATAGCATGCGCTTTGAGTCGAAGCTTGCACTCGAGAGGAAAGTTAACTTATATCCTTGACGGTGACAATATTCGACATGGTCTAAACCGTGATCTTAGTTTTAGAGCAGAAGATCGCTCTGAGAACATACGAAGGATTG GTGAAGTAGCAAAACTCTTGGCAGATGCAGGAGTTATTTGCATCACCAGTTTAATATCACCATACCAAAAGGATCGGGATGCTTGCAGGGCTCTACTACCCAAAGAAGATTTTATTGAG GTCTTCTTAGATGTGCCTCTAGCTGTGTGTGAAGCAAGGGACCCAAAGGGGCTATACAAGCTTGCTCGAGCTGGAATGATTAAAG GTTTCACTGGGATAGATGATCCATATGAACCCCCGTGTAGTTGTGAG ATAGTATTGCAGCAGATAAAAGGAAGTGAATGTATGTCTCCAAATAATGCAGCCGAAAAAGTAATATCTTACTTGgagaaaaatgggtacctgagGGCCTGA